The following are encoded together in the Qingshengfaniella alkalisoli genome:
- a CDS encoding HlyD family type I secretion periplasmic adaptor subunit, with translation MTPATIHPDQTWYAEVPRSVRRQAIIGLVLMATAFGGFAAWAFGAPLAAAVIAQGSFVATGRNKIIQHLEGGIINRIYVTEGQSVAIGEPLLSLDETAAQASERELHLRRMRLTATAERLLAEYHEDPKLIFSENLRAAEDDPEIATILDSQRLAYDVSRQSLLNDIALLERNIEALKVREKGYEAQLEYLQLRADILSEEFDDKTILFEKSLVQKSELNAVRRVQAEADGQLARLEAEVAEIQQILLKYESEIDQARATYRQTALDELNPIQADLESITEQARKAANVLDRSVIRSPVAGTVVRLYYHTSGGVIETGKPIAEILPADAPLIIETQIPRNDIDSVKIGQTATVRLIALNQRTTPVLEGEVFYVSADSLHEAERGSAQEIYIARVTLSRDELARIPGFAATPGMPVEIMIQTQSRTFASYLAKPILDSMSRSFREQ, from the coding sequence ATGACGCCTGCCACCATCCATCCCGACCAGACTTGGTATGCCGAGGTCCCGCGCTCCGTGCGTAGACAGGCCATTATCGGCCTGGTCCTGATGGCGACGGCTTTCGGCGGCTTCGCGGCCTGGGCATTCGGTGCACCGCTGGCGGCAGCGGTCATCGCACAGGGCAGCTTCGTCGCAACGGGACGCAACAAGATCATCCAGCATCTGGAAGGCGGGATCATCAACCGGATCTATGTGACGGAGGGCCAAAGCGTCGCAATTGGAGAGCCGCTGCTCAGTCTGGACGAAACCGCCGCGCAAGCCAGCGAAAGGGAACTGCACCTGCGACGTATGCGCCTGACGGCCACGGCAGAACGGCTGTTGGCGGAGTACCACGAGGATCCCAAGCTGATCTTTTCCGAAAATCTTCGCGCGGCAGAGGACGATCCCGAAATCGCCACAATCCTCGACAGCCAGCGGCTTGCCTATGACGTATCCCGCCAGTCGCTCCTGAACGACATCGCTTTACTGGAGCGCAATATCGAAGCGTTGAAAGTCCGCGAAAAAGGGTATGAGGCACAGTTGGAGTATCTGCAGTTGCGGGCGGACATCCTGTCAGAGGAATTCGATGACAAGACGATCCTGTTCGAAAAGAGCCTCGTTCAGAAGTCGGAGCTGAACGCCGTGCGCCGCGTTCAGGCCGAAGCCGATGGTCAACTGGCGCGTCTGGAGGCGGAAGTCGCCGAAATCCAGCAAATCCTGCTGAAGTATGAAAGCGAGATTGATCAGGCCCGCGCAACCTACCGCCAGACCGCGCTGGACGAATTGAACCCCATTCAAGCCGATCTGGAAAGCATCACCGAACAAGCGCGAAAGGCCGCGAATGTTCTGGACCGCTCGGTCATCCGTTCGCCCGTGGCGGGGACGGTCGTGCGGCTCTACTACCATACCTCGGGGGGCGTCATTGAAACGGGCAAGCCAATTGCGGAAATCCTGCCCGCCGACGCGCCGCTGATCATCGAGACCCAGATCCCGCGCAACGACATCGATAGCGTGAAGATCGGGCAGACGGCCACGGTGCGACTGATCGCGCTGAACCAACGCACGACACCCGTGCTGGAAGGTGAGGTTTTTTATGTCTCTGCCGACTCTCTGCACGAGGCGGAACGCGGGTCCGCACAGGAGATCTATATCGCGCGGGTCACCCTGTCCCGCGATGAGCTTGCGCGCATCCCCGGGTTTGCCGCCACCCCCGGCATGCCTGTCGAGATCATGATCCAGACCCAGTCGCGCACCTTTGCCAGCTATCTGGCAAAACCCATCCTAGACAGCATGTCTCGATCTTTCCGCGAACAGTAG
- a CDS encoding type I secretion system permease/ATPase, giving the protein MRNDLPRPDDAPSGASPYPQSSTQQDRQTQQPSLAFLRRHQDVDGYPAGGANLGKTIESRANEPVTRSGSSGGNGAPPSKFHARQEPERYDHILGNVRRHVAQNLGVVGILTFATNILLLSIPIYLFQISDRVLTSRSIDTLIMLTAIIAGAVVFQSIFDAIRRFILMRTAVVVATELGAPILSAAAHASLHGTGREYQTLGDLQQVRSFLVSGTLISFLDVPFAPLFILAIFLVHPDLGMIVLVTAGLLMMIALANQKATSGQFAAANLAQAKANQHLDSMSRNSQIINALAMIPEAVRIWGRDTAASLTAQIRAQDRNVIFAAVSRAVRLLTQIAILGWGAYLAIHGEITGGMVIAASIIAGRAFSPIEGSIEGWNSFLLTRGALDRVRGLLKSAQNQYEKLRLPNPQGRLDVERLLYVPGGTKRVVLNGINFSLSPGETLAVIGNSGAGKTTLGKMLVGSILPTSGSVRLDLMDIRNWDPRQFGQNIGYLPQDVQLFPGTIKDNIARMRMDATDEDIHEAAVLADVHNMIANLPQGYETVVAADGSPLSGGQKQRIGLARAFFGNPCLLVLDEPNSNLDVAGDKALAKALEHAKSKGITVVVITQKPTLLSFVDKIMLLTDGRVSLFGERETVLTKIHGPKAPTKPVEGPNGETPQ; this is encoded by the coding sequence ATGCGTAATGATCTCCCCAGGCCCGACGACGCACCATCAGGTGCATCCCCGTATCCGCAATCGAGCACACAACAGGACCGGCAGACACAGCAGCCCTCGCTTGCCTTTCTGAGGCGGCATCAGGATGTGGACGGCTATCCGGCCGGCGGAGCCAACTTGGGCAAGACGATAGAATCCCGCGCCAACGAGCCCGTAACGCGAAGCGGTTCTTCCGGTGGCAATGGCGCACCGCCCAGCAAGTTTCACGCCCGGCAGGAGCCGGAACGCTATGATCATATCCTTGGCAATGTCAGGCGACACGTGGCACAGAACCTGGGGGTAGTGGGTATCCTGACCTTCGCCACGAACATCTTGCTTCTGTCGATCCCGATCTACCTGTTCCAGATAAGCGACCGCGTATTGACCAGCCGATCCATCGACACGCTGATCATGCTGACGGCGATCATCGCGGGGGCGGTGGTGTTCCAGTCCATCTTCGACGCCATCCGTCGCTTCATCCTGATGCGCACTGCGGTTGTGGTCGCCACCGAACTTGGCGCACCGATCCTAAGCGCGGCGGCCCATGCCTCGCTCCATGGCACAGGGCGCGAATACCAAACGCTTGGCGATCTTCAGCAGGTCCGCAGCTTTCTGGTGTCCGGCACACTGATTTCCTTTCTGGATGTGCCCTTTGCCCCGTTGTTCATCCTGGCCATCTTTCTGGTGCATCCGGATCTTGGCATGATCGTTTTGGTCACGGCCGGGCTGCTGATGATGATCGCGCTGGCAAACCAGAAGGCGACGTCCGGCCAGTTCGCGGCGGCGAACCTCGCGCAGGCCAAGGCCAACCAGCATCTCGATTCCATGTCGCGCAACAGCCAGATCATAAATGCGCTGGCGATGATCCCCGAAGCCGTGCGCATTTGGGGACGCGATACCGCGGCGTCACTGACGGCTCAGATCCGTGCTCAGGATCGGAACGTCATCTTCGCCGCGGTATCGCGCGCCGTCAGATTGCTGACGCAGATCGCCATTCTCGGCTGGGGAGCGTATCTCGCGATCCACGGGGAAATCACCGGGGGCATGGTCATCGCCGCCTCCATTATCGCGGGGCGTGCCTTTTCGCCCATAGAAGGATCCATCGAAGGATGGAATAGTTTCCTTTTGACGCGCGGTGCGCTGGACCGGGTGCGCGGTCTGCTGAAATCAGCTCAGAACCAGTATGAGAAACTGCGCCTGCCAAATCCGCAAGGGCGGCTGGATGTGGAACGCCTGCTGTATGTCCCCGGGGGGACAAAGCGCGTCGTCCTGAACGGTATCAATTTCTCGCTCAGCCCCGGCGAAACGCTGGCCGTGATTGGCAATTCCGGCGCAGGCAAGACAACGCTCGGCAAGATGCTGGTGGGCTCGATACTGCCTACCTCGGGCAGCGTGCGTCTGGACCTGATGGATATCCGTAACTGGGACCCGAGGCAATTCGGCCAGAATATCGGTTATCTGCCGCAAGACGTTCAACTGTTCCCCGGCACCATCAAGGACAACATCGCCCGGATGCGGATGGACGCCACTGACGAGGACATCCACGAAGCGGCCGTTCTGGCCGATGTCCACAACATGATCGCCAACCTGCCACAGGGCTACGAGACCGTGGTGGCTGCAGATGGATCACCGCTGTCAGGTGGTCAGAAGCAGCGCATCGGGCTGGCCCGCGCGTTCTTTGGCAACCCGTGCCTTCTGGTGCTGGACGAGCCGAATTCCAATCTCGACGTCGCGGGTGACAAGGCGCTGGCCAAGGCGCTTGAGCATGCAAAATCCAAAGGCATCACGGTGGTTGTCATCACGCAAAAACCAACTCTGCTAAGCTTCGTGGACAAGATCATGCTGCTGACCGACGGGCGCGTCAGCCTGTTCGGAGAACGCGAAACCGTGCTGACCAAAATTCACGGCCCCAAAGCACCGACGAAACCTGTCGAAGGCCCGAACGGGGAGACACCGCAATGA